The Halorussus gelatinilyticus genome contains the following window.
GTCGTCTGGGCCGTCGTCACGTTCTTCAGCGGTATCGTCCACTCCTACTCTCGCCGCTACATGGCCGGTGACGCCCGAATCGACCGGTTCTTCGGTCGGATGTTCGCTTTCACGCTCGTGGTCATGGTCATGGCCGCGGCCGATCACGTCGTGCTGTTCGCCGCGGCGTGGCTGGGAATGGGGCTGGCGATGGCGTCCCTCATCGGACACGTTCGCGGCTGGGAGCAAGCGCGGGTCGCTGGCTCGCTCGCCCGCCGCTACTTCGTCGCGAGCAGCGGCTTGCTCGTTGGAACCCTCGCACTCCTCGCTTGGGCGACGGGAACAAGCTCTCTCTCCGGTATCATCGCTCAGACCGGGAGCCTCCCCTCCGAGTTCGCTTGGCTCGCTATCGGGGGGCTCTTCCTCACAGCGATGGTTCAGTCGGCGCTGTTCCCGTTTCACAACTGGCTGCTGTCGTCGATGACTGCACCGACCCCGGCCTCGGCCCTGATGCACGCCGGGTTCGTCAACGCTGGCGGCATCCTGCTGACTCGCTTTGCGCCGGTTTTCGCCGACGTCTCGTTCGCTATGTCGCTGCTCGTCGTCGTCGGCGCGACTAGTGCCCTGCTCGGACAGGCGCTATTGCTCGTCCGGCCTGACACCAAGCGGAAGCTCGGAGCTTCCACCGTCGCCCAAATGGGCTTCATGATCCTTCAGTGTGGACTCGGGTTCTTCGCCGCCGCCATCACCCACCTCGTCCTGCACGGCTTCTACAAGGCGTACCTGTTCCTCTCCTCCGGCGCCACTGTCGAACAAACAGCTCCGACGGGAACCGTTCGTACCGACTTGGGGCTACGGGGTCTCGTCGTCAGTCTGGGCGCCGCACTCGTCGGTGGCGCGCTCTTCGTCGCAATCACCGGTAAAGGGGCGAAACTAGATTCCGGCGCGTTCCTGGTGCTCGTGGTGGTACTGACGACACTGCACGCGACCCGCGACGTGCTCAAGCGGTCACAGCTCCCCTCGAGGTTCGAACTCGTCGGTCTCCCGCTCATCGTCGTCGTACCCATCGCCGTCTACGGGTTCCTGTTCAACACCGTCGCCGCACTGCTAGCCGACGTTCCGATGACCCACGCGCCGACCGAACTGACGGTCGTCCACCTCGCCATCGGAGCCCTCTTCGTCGGCTCGTATCTCGCGGTGGAACTCGGCTGGCACCGGTCCAGCAAGCGCCTCTACGTCGCGTTGTTGAACCTCTCGCAGCCGGCCCCGGAAACCGTACTGACCTCGAAGGAGGACTACGATGACGCTTGAAGACAAGGAAATCCACTTCGCGAACAGTATCGAACGCGCAGCCGAGAACGTCGGTTCGGTCTGGCCGCTACACTCGTTCGTCACGGCCAATCCGCTGTCTGGCTTCGAAGATCAGCCGTTCCACGAGGCGGTCGCCGAGGCCGAACGGCTGTTCGGCGGGAGAGGGTATCCACATCCCTCCGTCTTCAGGCAGGCCTGGAAGAACGGCCAGATCGACCCGGAGGTGCTGACCACCCAATTGGAATCCCACGGCTTCGACGAAGACCCGGAGACGTTGCTGGACCAGATGGAGACGACCGAATCCGCCGCCCCCTCCGAGACCGGTTCCAGCACGGAGGAGGTCGATCGCGTCCTCTCGAAGTGGCTCGCCGCCTTCCTCGACCAGGGGAACGCCAAGTGGCCGATGCCCGACCGCGAAGCGGGGTTCTATGCGGCCTGGCGCGAGGTGGCTCCCTACGATGGCGATATCCCCTCCTGTGACAGTCCGTCCGACCTCCCGGAAACTCCAATAGCGGCACTGGAAGACGTCCTGGCGGAGTATCCGCAGGGGGAGTGGGAGGCGATCTTCGAGCAGCAACTCGCCGCGCTCCCCGGCTGGACCGGCTTCATCAAACAGCGGGCCAGCGACGACGCCGACCCGTGGCAGTCGAACTATCCCATCTCGCTGACCGAGTATCTCGCGGTCCGTCTGCTCCTCGCGGATTTCCTCGATGCCTCTATCCAGCCGGACGAACACGCGACCGAATCGGTCGAGAACGACGATGTTCCGCTCCCGGAGGTCTGGCTGACCGCGTGGGAGGAGAGTCACCGTGACTGGCTGTTGGAGTCGGTCTCACAACCCGACCCGGAGACCACTACGGCGGACGAGCCCGCTCGTCCAGCCGCGCAGCTCGTCTTCTGCATCGACACGCGCTCGGAGATTATCCGTCGCCACGTCGAGGCAGCCGGCCCGTACGAAACCCACGGCTACGCGGGTTTCTTCGGCATCCCGATGCGTTATCAGGCGTACGACGCAGACGTGCCCGTCGATGCCTGTCCGCCGATCGTCGACGCCCAGCACCGCATCACTGATCGGCCTACCAGCGGAGCGGATGCGAAACACGACCGCTACGACCGCTGGCAGGGCGTTTTTGATGCGGGGAAGAAGGCACTCAAGGCGCTCAAGTCCAACACAGCGACGGCGTTCAGCTTCGTCGAGAACGCCGGACCGGGGTACGGCGCTGCACTCGCGGCTCGTACGCTTCTGCCGGCTCGCATCTACGACGCACTTCACGACACCGACCACGCGCCTGACGAGCACGAGTCCTGTGAGCTATCGGTCGATTACAACCCGGACGCCGTCCATTCCCTCCGAGAAGGGCTCTCGTTGGAGGAGAAAGTCGAGTACGCCCAGACCGCCTTCGAGCTGATGGGCTGGGAGGAGTTCGCCCGACTCGTCGTGTTCACCGGCCACGCTAGCCAGACGACGAACAACCCGTTCGATTCGAGCCTGGACTGTGGCGCCTGTGCCGGCAACCCTGGCGGCCCGAACGCTCGCGCCCTCGCGGCCATCTGTAACGACGAAACCGTCAAGGACGAACTGCGCGAGCGCGGGTTCGACATCCCCGCCGACACCGTGTTCCTCGCCGCCGAACACAACACGACGACCGACGAGATCACCCTGTTCGACAGCGAGGTGCCCGAGAGTCACCGGGAAGACCTCGTGCAGTTGCGCGAGGACCTCACGCAGGCGCAGTCTCGCGCGACGGCGGAGCGGACGGAATCGATGGCGGACGAGACTGCCGATAGCGTTCGCGAAACGCAGCGTCGGGCCGCCGACTGGGCAGAGACGCGCCCCGAATGGGGGCTGGCCGGCAACGCCTCGTTCGTTATCGGTCCACGCGAGTTGACGGAGGACGAAGACCTCGGCGGTCGCACGTTCCTCCACTCCTACGACTGGCGTACCGATTCGGAAGGTGAGGCACTGGAGGCCATCATGACCGGGCCGCTCGTGGTCACGCAGTGGATCAACAACCAGTACTACTTCGCCACGGTCGATAACGCCGTCTACGGAAGCGGCTCGAAAGTGACGCAGAATCCGGTCGGCAACGTCGGTGTGTTCCAGGGCAACGGCGGCGACCTGATGACCGGCCTCCCGCTCCAGTCGCTCTACGCCGACGCCGACCAGCCACACCATCAGCCGTTGCGTTTGACGGCGGTGATTCACGCACCCGTCGAGCAGGTTACTGAGATTCTCCGCCAGCACGACCAGCTCTTACAGCTCCTCGACAACGGCTGGATACAACTGACAGTGCTCGATCCCGAACAGGATAACGCACCGCTCCACTATGAGGAGAGCCTGGAATGGGAGCCGATTCAGTCGGAGCGGTCCTCCGTCGAGCTACCCGTACAGACGGGTTCGGGAAGTGCGGCTGATTAAGTCGGACACGAACAAATCGAGACAGACCCACAAGGGTCGTGGTCCCCACGAAGTCGAGTTTCGGCTACCGCGTCTCGCGCTGCTCGACCTTGTTCCGGTAGCTGAAATCCATAATGGATTCTTATGGAAATAGACCACGAACACTTCCCAATACCTCTGAAAGCAAGCGGAACAGGCGTTCAGACGCTCCCGTGTATAAACGAGCGACGAATGTAGAAACCAAACTCAATTGTTATCAGGGGCCTTGCACAACGATGAGTCATGGGATATGGCGGCACATTTAGGCTAATCGACCACCACGAACTCTATGGACATTTTGAGCGTGATTACGAAGAACTGAGTTCCGTTGTGGAAGCGACGGGAGAGGAGACGCCTCCGACGGTACGAGAGGCCAGAGAGAGTTTAGGCGACGCACTCGCGTTGGTTGATGGATTTTCGCCGCCGCCCACGTGCAATTCCTTCGACGAGTTCGCGGATGTACTCGGATGGACGCCAACATTATACGGCCTGACTGCTCCGCATCAGGGGTGTAAATTATCGCTTCTCACCCGTGAAGACGGACGTATTCTCTACGAACGGGTTCCCGAATTTATAGGGGAACATTCCGAGTATGGGGCTGAACTCTGGCGTAAACTCGTCGGAAGAGCGGACGACGCGACCTATCGTATCGAAGTCCGTGAAACTGAGTACCTGTTCGAAACCGACCTAACAGGGTTTCTCTACGGGAGCGAACTCTCAGAACTTGCCGAGGAACTACGACCGATACTCCCCAAGACGGACGCCTTCTACGCGGAAATCGTACGGGATGTTGGCTCTTACCCGGACGCCTGCCAACTCCGCATAATCGACGCTATTGCTATCCTTTGTGAACAAGCTGGTGACGATGAGCTACTCATCCACGAGTTCAGCTATTAGCGGTCACTCTATTAGACGTCAGTAAATTACCTCTTCTCTCGTTGTTCAACTTTGTTCAGTTCTATCAACAGCCTGAAAATCGCCTTCACCAAGTTCGCGTCCACGTCGAACTGCTCGGCGTTCTCGCCCGCGCGGTCCATCACGCGTTGTTCTTGGTCCTCGTCAGTCGTGGGCATCTCTCGCTCGGCCTTGACCTGCGCGACAGTCTCGGCCACGTAGGTCCGTCGGGCGATGAGTTCCACGATTTCCTGGTCGATGCTCTCTATCTCCTCGCGGAGTTCCGCGAGGTTCATCTCGTCCGGGCGCCGTCGTTCTGTGTCGTCGTCAGCCATGTCGTACCCTCTCGTTCGCTCCAGTGTTCGCGTACCTGTTCGACAACCGCGCGCTCGCCGACCGCGACGAAACTCGGACCGGTGCCCGACAGCGAGACGCCGTCTGCGTCGGGAAGCGCGTCCAACATCGGGTCGGCCGAGAATCCGAGCGCCGCCGCGAACGCGAAGCCGTTGACCGTCATCGCCTCGCCGTATCGACCGTCGAGCGCGAGGTCCGCGACGAGTTCGGCGACCGGCGCGACGCGCCGGCAGCGGTCCACGTCGGCGTCCGCGCTGTAGGCCTGTTCGGGGGGCGTCCACACCGCCACGTCCCACTCGACCGGTTCGCGGGCCAGCAGTTCGTCGCGCCGGTTGTCGGTGACGGTCGCACCGCCGAGCATACTCGCGCTCGCGTCGTCGAACGCGCCGGTGACGGTCACGCCGGCGTCGCGGGCGGCGTCCACGCCGAGTCGGCAGGCCTCCTCGTGGGAGACCTCCTCGGCGACTCCGAGCGCGTCGAGCGCGGCCAACACGGTGGCGTTCGCGGCCGCGCTGGAACTCTTCAGGCCGGCCGCCATCGGGACCTCGCTCTCGGTGCGGACGTAACCGCCCGAGAGTTCGGCCGGGTCGCCGCCTCGCTCGCCGGCCTCCGCGGCGTACTCGGCGACCGCCAACTCGACGCACCGCTCTATCAGCGTCGTGTCGGCGTCGGGCGCGTCGGCGACTTCGGCGTCGAACGACCCCGAGGAGTCCAACTCGACGGTCGCGGTCGTCTCGGCGTCGATGGCGAACGCCGACCCCTTCCCGCAGGCGAGGGCGTTGAGTATCGTGCCCGCCGCGGGTGCGGATGCTCGGCCGTCCATGCTCGGGACTCTCTCGCGGTACGTAATGACGCTGGTGGTTGGTGCAATCGGGGCGATTACGGAAACACACCTCTTTTCCCGAACCCCAACGAAAATCCGAGCATGAGCGCACGCAACGACGTGGCCCCCGACACCCTCGGCGTCGAGTTGACCGAGGACGGCATCGTCGTGGAGTACACCGACGGCCGGGAGGCCTTCTATCGGGGCGTCCCGACGAAGGAGTCGGGCACGCTCCGGACCCAACCCGGCAAACTCGTCCAGATTCTCGTGACGGACCCGACCGAGACCGAGGGCGTGCTGACGTACGTCAACGACCGCAACACCCACGACGACATCCTCGAATCGACCGGCGTGGGTCGGGTGATGCTCGGCAAAGACGAGGAAGAGGAGCTGTTCCCCGGCGTCACGGTGCGCGTGGACGGCTACGCCATCGAGGTCGAGGCCGACCCCGAGACGGCGCGCGGCCGCGTGTTCGTCTTCGAGGAGGACGAACTCGGCGAGCGCTCCTACGAACTGGTCAACGAGGAGT
Protein-coding sequences here:
- a CDS encoding shikimate kinase, with product MDGRASAPAAGTILNALACGKGSAFAIDAETTATVELDSSGSFDAEVADAPDADTTLIERCVELAVAEYAAEAGERGGDPAELSGGYVRTESEVPMAAGLKSSSAAANATVLAALDALGVAEEVSHEEACRLGVDAARDAGVTVTGAFDDASASMLGGATVTDNRRDELLAREPVEWDVAVWTPPEQAYSADADVDRCRRVAPVAELVADLALDGRYGEAMTVNGFAFAAALGFSADPMLDALPDADGVSLSGTGPSFVAVGERAVVEQVREHWSEREGTTWLTTTQNDGARTR
- a CDS encoding DUF2309 domain-containing protein, with translation MTLEDKEIHFANSIERAAENVGSVWPLHSFVTANPLSGFEDQPFHEAVAEAERLFGGRGYPHPSVFRQAWKNGQIDPEVLTTQLESHGFDEDPETLLDQMETTESAAPSETGSSTEEVDRVLSKWLAAFLDQGNAKWPMPDREAGFYAAWREVAPYDGDIPSCDSPSDLPETPIAALEDVLAEYPQGEWEAIFEQQLAALPGWTGFIKQRASDDADPWQSNYPISLTEYLAVRLLLADFLDASIQPDEHATESVENDDVPLPEVWLTAWEESHRDWLLESVSQPDPETTTADEPARPAAQLVFCIDTRSEIIRRHVEAAGPYETHGYAGFFGIPMRYQAYDADVPVDACPPIVDAQHRITDRPTSGADAKHDRYDRWQGVFDAGKKALKALKSNTATAFSFVENAGPGYGAALAARTLLPARIYDALHDTDHAPDEHESCELSVDYNPDAVHSLREGLSLEEKVEYAQTAFELMGWEEFARLVVFTGHASQTTNNPFDSSLDCGACAGNPGGPNARALAAICNDETVKDELRERGFDIPADTVFLAAEHNTTTDEITLFDSEVPESHREDLVQLREDLTQAQSRATAERTESMADETADSVRETQRRAADWAETRPEWGLAGNASFVIGPRELTEDEDLGGRTFLHSYDWRTDSEGEALEAIMTGPLVVTQWINNQYYFATVDNAVYGSGSKVTQNPVGNVGVFQGNGGDLMTGLPLQSLYADADQPHHQPLRLTAVIHAPVEQVTEILRQHDQLLQLLDNGWIQLTVLDPEQDNAPLHYEESLEWEPIQSERSSVELPVQTGSGSAAD
- a CDS encoding chorismate mutase — protein: MADDDTERRRPDEMNLAELREEIESIDQEIVELIARRTYVAETVAQVKAEREMPTTDEDQEQRVMDRAGENAEQFDVDANLVKAIFRLLIELNKVEQREKR
- a CDS encoding proton-conducting transporter transmembrane domain-containing protein, which encodes MTGQSHSNGSVQLPETTPSSSVVSRATTAGVWALFLLSLTTIAVSVWDGYEWYLSGYVVVDGLTTVVWAVVTFFSGIVHSYSRRYMAGDARIDRFFGRMFAFTLVVMVMAAADHVVLFAAAWLGMGLAMASLIGHVRGWEQARVAGSLARRYFVASSGLLVGTLALLAWATGTSSLSGIIAQTGSLPSEFAWLAIGGLFLTAMVQSALFPFHNWLLSSMTAPTPASALMHAGFVNAGGILLTRFAPVFADVSFAMSLLVVVGATSALLGQALLLVRPDTKRKLGASTVAQMGFMILQCGLGFFAAAITHLVLHGFYKAYLFLSSGATVEQTAPTGTVRTDLGLRGLVVSLGAALVGGALFVAITGKGAKLDSGAFLVLVVVLTTLHATRDVLKRSQLPSRFELVGLPLIVVVPIAVYGFLFNTVAALLADVPMTHAPTELTVVHLAIGALFVGSYLAVELGWHRSSKRLYVALLNLSQPAPETVLTSKEDYDDA
- a CDS encoding DUF5796 family protein — translated: MSARNDVAPDTLGVELTEDGIVVEYTDGREAFYRGVPTKESGTLRTQPGKLVQILVTDPTETEGVLTYVNDRNTHDDILESTGVGRVMLGKDEEEELFPGVTVRVDGYAIEVEADPETARGRVFVFEEDELGERSYELVNEE